Proteins co-encoded in one Actinomadura luteofluorescens genomic window:
- a CDS encoding PepSY domain-containing protein, translated as MRFDARRMVAGRGLLVTVVAAGALAAGGATAAVAAADGGEGASPSGGKPARPAVSLTQAADAALKAVPGEVHEIELDDDNGRTVWEVDVVGADGKKHEVIVDAATGKAVAGKADDGKADDDD; from the coding sequence ATGAGGTTCGACGCACGGCGCATGGTCGCGGGCCGCGGCCTGCTGGTCACGGTGGTCGCCGCGGGCGCGCTCGCCGCCGGGGGAGCCACGGCCGCGGTCGCGGCGGCGGACGGCGGGGAGGGCGCGTCGCCCTCCGGCGGGAAGCCCGCCCGCCCGGCCGTCTCGCTGACGCAGGCCGCGGACGCGGCGCTGAAGGCCGTCCCCGGCGAGGTCCATGAGATCGAGCTGGACGACGACAACGGCAGGACCGTCTGGGAGGTCGACGTGGTCGGCGCCGACGGGAAGAAGCACGAGGTGATCGTGGACGCCGCGACCGGCAAGGCGGTCGCCGGGAAGGCGGACGACGGGAAGGCGGACGACGATGACTGA
- a CDS encoding L-talarate/galactarate dehydratase yields MAGAEAVLDRIAWIELSSVTLPLAAPVSDAKVLTGRQRPMTEVVFLFAEIGTEQGHEGVGFGYSKRAGGPGQFAHAAEIAPAAVGEDPSDIGRIGTKLAWAGASAGRGGLAGQAIAAIDIALWDLKARRAGLPLAKLLGAHRDSVRCYDTTGGFLGAPLEEVLDNAAASARAGIGGVKIKVGHPDHAEDLRRVAAVRERLGDGFPLMVDANQQWDRPAARRMGRALEEFGLTWIEEPLDAHDAEGHAALVRALDTPVASGEMLTSVAEHRELIDRGAVDVLQPDAPRIGGITGFLKVAALAEHRHLALAPHFAMEIHLHLAAAYPSEPWVEHFDWLGPLFEERLTIEGGRMHVPSRPGLGITLSERARAWTTRRALAGARP; encoded by the coding sequence ATGGCGGGCGCCGAGGCGGTCCTCGACCGGATCGCCTGGATCGAGCTGTCGTCGGTCACGCTGCCGCTCGCCGCGCCCGTCAGCGACGCGAAGGTGCTCACCGGGCGGCAGCGGCCGATGACCGAGGTGGTGTTCCTGTTCGCCGAGATCGGCACCGAGCAGGGCCACGAGGGCGTCGGCTTCGGGTACTCCAAGCGCGCGGGCGGGCCCGGCCAGTTCGCGCACGCCGCCGAGATCGCCCCCGCCGCCGTCGGCGAGGATCCGAGCGACATCGGCAGGATCGGGACGAAGCTGGCATGGGCGGGGGCGTCGGCCGGGCGCGGCGGCCTCGCCGGGCAGGCGATCGCCGCCATCGACATCGCGCTGTGGGACCTGAAGGCCAGGCGCGCGGGCCTGCCGCTCGCCAAGCTCCTCGGAGCGCACCGCGACTCCGTCCGCTGCTACGACACCACGGGCGGGTTCCTCGGCGCACCGCTGGAGGAGGTGCTCGACAACGCGGCCGCCTCCGCGCGGGCCGGGATCGGCGGCGTCAAGATCAAGGTCGGGCATCCCGACCACGCCGAGGACCTGCGCCGCGTCGCGGCCGTCCGGGAGCGGCTCGGCGACGGGTTCCCGCTCATGGTGGACGCCAACCAGCAGTGGGACCGGCCGGCCGCGCGCCGGATGGGGCGCGCGCTGGAGGAGTTCGGCCTCACCTGGATCGAGGAGCCCCTGGACGCCCACGACGCCGAGGGGCACGCCGCGCTGGTGCGGGCGCTCGACACCCCCGTCGCGAGCGGGGAGATGCTGACCAGCGTGGCCGAGCACCGCGAGCTCATCGACCGGGGCGCCGTCGACGTCCTGCAGCCGGACGCCCCGCGCATCGGCGGCATCACCGGCTTCCTGAAGGTCGCCGCGCTCGCCGAGCACCGGCACCTGGCGCTCGCGCCGCACTTCGCGATGGAGATCCATCTGCATCTGGCGGCCGCGTACCCGTCCGAGCCGTGGGTGGAGCACTTCGACTGGCTCGGCCCGCTGTTCGAGGAGCGGCTCACCATCGAGGGCGGGCGGATGCACGTCCCGTCCCGTCCCGGTCTCGGCATCACGCTCAGCGAGCGGGCCCGCGCCTGGACGACGCGGCGGGCCCTCGCCGGCGCCCGGCCCTGA
- a CDS encoding LPFR motif small protein, translated as MRRISAAISAIVGTIISVVTLPFRVLGRLLTPGRGRSRRGAA; from the coding sequence ATGCGCCGCATCAGCGCAGCGATCAGCGCCATTGTCGGGACGATCATCAGCGTCGTGACCCTGCCGTTCCGCGTTCTGGGGCGGTTGCTGACCCCCGGCCGCGGCCGCAGCCGCCGCGGGGCGGCGTGA
- the kdgD gene encoding 5-dehydro-4-deoxyglucarate dehydratase, giving the protein MKQTAPDEIARRLGSGLLSFPVTHFRDDLSFDEDAYRENIARLGAYDVAGLFAAGGTGEFFSLTPDEVGRVVRAAVAEAPDGVPVVAPAGYGTAQAVRMAEDAERAGADGVLLFPPYLTEASQEGLAAHVRAVCRATRLGVTVYSRANAVYQDATIAELADACPNLVGFKDGVGDLELMTRIRSRLGDRLVYVGGLPTAETFALPYREMGVTTYSSAIFNFAPEFALAFHAAVLAGDRAGVHRRLAEFVLPYCEIRNRRKGYAVSIVKAGMRVTGRPAGPVRPPLTDLTGDETARLAELVKRVR; this is encoded by the coding sequence ATGAAGCAGACCGCGCCCGACGAGATCGCCCGGCGGCTCGGGTCCGGGCTCCTGTCGTTCCCCGTCACCCACTTCCGCGACGACCTGTCGTTCGACGAGGACGCCTACCGCGAGAACATCGCCCGCCTCGGCGCGTACGACGTGGCGGGCCTGTTCGCGGCGGGCGGGACGGGCGAGTTCTTCTCACTGACGCCGGACGAGGTCGGCCGGGTGGTGCGCGCGGCGGTCGCGGAGGCGCCGGACGGCGTCCCGGTGGTCGCGCCCGCCGGGTACGGGACGGCGCAGGCCGTGCGGATGGCCGAGGACGCCGAGCGCGCGGGCGCCGACGGGGTGCTGCTGTTCCCGCCCTACCTCACCGAGGCCTCGCAGGAGGGCCTGGCGGCGCACGTCCGGGCGGTGTGCCGGGCCACCCGCCTCGGCGTGACGGTCTACAGCCGCGCCAACGCCGTCTACCAGGACGCGACGATCGCCGAGCTGGCCGACGCGTGCCCGAACCTCGTCGGCTTCAAGGACGGCGTCGGCGATCTGGAGCTGATGACGCGGATCCGGTCCCGCCTCGGCGACCGCCTCGTCTACGTCGGCGGGCTGCCGACCGCCGAGACGTTCGCCCTCCCCTACCGGGAGATGGGCGTCACGACGTACTCGTCGGCGATCTTCAACTTCGCCCCGGAGTTCGCGCTCGCCTTCCACGCCGCCGTCCTCGCCGGCGACCGGGCGGGGGTCCACCGGCGGCTGGCGGAGTTCGTCCTGCCGTACTGCGAGATCCGCAACCGCCGCAAGGGATACGCGGTGAGCATCGTCAAGGCCGGCATGCGGGTCACCGGACGTCCCGCCGGCCCCGTCCGCCCGCCGCTGACGGACCTGACCGGGGACGAGACGGCACGGCTCGCGGAACTCGTGAAGCGGGTGCGCTGA
- a CDS encoding LysR substrate-binding domain-containing protein gives MFTLTQLANFVAVAEELHFGRAARRLRMTQPPLSRQIQLLENELKVRLFDRTNRSVRLTPAGRAFLVEARRLLQQADHAAMSVRQVSAGEAGTITLGFTAASAHATLGRVLEAARAALPDVEIVLREMVTRDQVRALAEGGLDLGLVRPPVSDPDLEERPADREPLLAAVPHGHPLAEGDGPVPLADLDGRRFLMYSPVEARYFHELLVSLFRQARVSPVYAQYLSQVHSILALVSCGWGLALVPAAAARLRYAGVVFRPVDLPDPAPVELSLTWRRGNDNPALALLLRHL, from the coding sequence ATGTTCACGCTCACCCAGCTGGCGAACTTCGTGGCCGTCGCCGAGGAACTGCACTTCGGCCGCGCCGCCCGGCGCCTGCGCATGACGCAGCCGCCGCTCAGCCGCCAGATCCAGCTGCTGGAGAACGAACTGAAGGTGCGGCTGTTCGACCGGACGAACCGCTCGGTGCGCCTCACCCCCGCCGGGCGCGCGTTCCTCGTCGAGGCCCGCCGGCTGCTCCAGCAGGCCGACCACGCCGCGATGTCCGTCCGGCAGGTGTCGGCGGGGGAGGCGGGGACGATCACCCTCGGCTTCACCGCCGCGAGCGCCCACGCCACGCTCGGCCGGGTGCTGGAGGCCGCCCGCGCGGCGCTCCCGGACGTGGAGATCGTGCTGCGGGAGATGGTGACCCGCGACCAGGTGCGCGCCCTCGCCGAGGGCGGCCTGGACCTCGGGCTCGTCCGGCCGCCGGTGAGCGACCCCGACCTGGAGGAGCGCCCCGCCGACCGCGAGCCCCTGCTCGCCGCGGTCCCGCACGGCCATCCCCTGGCGGAGGGGGACGGCCCGGTCCCGCTCGCCGACCTCGACGGGCGGCGGTTCCTCATGTACTCCCCCGTCGAGGCCCGCTACTTCCACGAACTGCTGGTCAGCCTGTTCCGGCAGGCCCGCGTCTCGCCCGTGTACGCGCAGTACCTCAGCCAGGTGCACAGCATCCTCGCGCTGGTCAGCTGCGGCTGGGGGCTCGCGCTCGTGCCCGCGGCGGCGGCCCGGCTGCGCTACGCGGGCGTGGTGTTCCGGCCCGTCGACCTGCCCGATCCGGCCCCCGTGGAGCTGAGCCTGACCTGGCGGCGCGGCAACGACAATCCGGCGCTCGCCCTGCTGCTGCGCCACCTGTGA
- a CDS encoding response regulator transcription factor, which yields MRLLIVEDERRLAASLARGLTAEGFVVETVHDGAEGLHRALGGGYDLILLDIMLPGMNGYRVCAALRAAGDETPILMLTAKDGEYDEAEGLDTGADDYLTKPFSYVVLVARVRALLRRRTRGAAPAIVLGDLTVDPAARRVHRGEVEVELTAKEFAVLEHLASNAGRVVSKAQIIEAVWDLAYGGDPNIVEVYVSALRRKLDVPFGRRSITTVRGAGYRLARDGGA from the coding sequence ATGCGCCTGCTGATCGTCGAGGACGAGAGACGCCTGGCCGCCTCGCTCGCGCGGGGGCTGACGGCCGAGGGATTCGTGGTCGAGACCGTCCACGACGGCGCCGAGGGGCTGCACCGGGCGCTCGGCGGCGGGTACGACCTGATCCTCCTCGACATCATGCTGCCCGGGATGAACGGCTACCGGGTGTGCGCGGCGCTGCGCGCGGCGGGCGACGAGACGCCGATCCTGATGCTGACCGCCAAGGACGGCGAGTACGACGAGGCGGAGGGCCTGGACACCGGCGCGGACGACTACCTCACCAAGCCGTTCTCCTACGTGGTGCTGGTGGCCCGCGTCCGCGCGCTGCTGCGCCGCCGGACGCGGGGCGCGGCGCCCGCCATCGTGCTCGGCGACCTCACGGTCGACCCGGCCGCGCGGCGCGTGCACCGGGGCGAGGTCGAGGTGGAGCTCACCGCCAAGGAGTTCGCGGTGCTGGAGCACCTGGCGTCGAACGCGGGCCGGGTCGTCTCGAAGGCCCAGATCATCGAGGCGGTGTGGGACCTCGCCTACGGCGGGGACCCCAACATCGTCGAGGTGTACGTGAGCGCGCTGCGCCGCAAGCTCGACGTCCCGTTCGGGCGCCGGTCGATCACGACGGTGCGGGGCGCCGGGTACCGGCTGGCCCGGGACGGGGGCGCCTGA
- a CDS encoding sensor histidine kinase, with protein sequence MARRPTSVRARTTLGATAVVAVALVAAGLAVVLLLRSNLGGQADLKAEVAAREVASQLASGTPFAALDLPDGEDRPVQVVDEEGRVLAASEDLREIHGTGSPAVRPVRPPQGGDDDDRGDDDPARGEMAGGDPDLTTGRATVDDSTAVYRFAAVEVTTPRDETVTVYAGADLAAARDAVGTAVRAMLAGLPPLLAVVAGVTWLVTRRALRPVEAVRAELAEITSSGDLARRVPVPDARDEIAGLAATTNATLAALEESVARQRGFVADASHELRSPIASLRTQLEVAAAHPELLDVGGLTEDVLRLQRLAADLLLLARIDAGDRPPARPVALGELVLDELERRAAGDRIAVQASIGADPRVMGVPGRLARVVGNLLDNAQRHARSAVRLSVDEEAGAAVVRVADDGPGVPPADRERIFERFVRLDDARSRDEGGAGLGLAIARDLVLAHGGDLAVREAPGGGALFEVRLPAL encoded by the coding sequence ATGGCCCGCCGCCCGACGTCCGTCCGCGCCAGGACGACCCTGGGCGCGACCGCCGTGGTGGCCGTCGCGCTCGTCGCCGCCGGGCTCGCGGTGGTGCTGCTGCTGCGCTCCAACCTCGGCGGCCAGGCAGACCTGAAGGCGGAGGTGGCGGCGCGCGAGGTGGCCTCGCAGCTCGCGAGCGGCACCCCGTTCGCGGCGCTCGACCTGCCGGACGGGGAGGACCGTCCCGTGCAGGTCGTGGACGAGGAGGGCCGGGTTCTGGCGGCCAGTGAGGACCTGCGGGAGATCCACGGAACCGGCTCTCCCGCCGTGCGGCCCGTGCGGCCGCCGCAGGGCGGCGACGATGACGACCGCGGTGACGACGACCCGGCGCGCGGCGAGATGGCGGGCGGCGACCCGGACCTCACCACGGGCCGCGCGACCGTGGACGACAGCACGGCCGTCTACCGGTTCGCGGCGGTCGAGGTCACGACGCCGCGGGACGAGACGGTGACCGTCTACGCGGGCGCCGACCTGGCCGCCGCCCGGGACGCGGTGGGCACCGCGGTCCGGGCGATGCTCGCGGGTCTGCCGCCCCTGCTCGCGGTCGTCGCGGGCGTGACGTGGCTGGTCACGCGGCGGGCGCTGCGCCCGGTGGAGGCGGTCCGGGCGGAGCTGGCCGAGATCACCTCTTCCGGCGACCTGGCCCGGCGGGTGCCCGTCCCGGACGCGCGGGACGAGATCGCCGGGCTCGCCGCGACGACGAACGCGACGCTCGCCGCGCTGGAGGAGTCGGTGGCGCGGCAGCGCGGGTTCGTGGCGGACGCCTCGCACGAGCTGCGCAGCCCCATCGCCTCGCTGCGCACCCAGCTGGAGGTGGCCGCCGCGCACCCGGAGCTGCTGGACGTCGGCGGGCTCACCGAGGACGTCCTGCGGCTCCAGCGGCTGGCCGCCGACCTGCTGCTCCTCGCCCGCATCGACGCCGGGGACCGCCCGCCGGCCAGGCCCGTCGCGCTCGGCGAACTCGTCCTGGACGAGCTGGAGCGCCGCGCGGCGGGCGACCGGATCGCCGTCCAGGCGTCGATCGGGGCCGATCCGCGGGTCATGGGCGTGCCGGGGCGGCTGGCGCGGGTGGTCGGCAACCTGCTCGACAACGCCCAGCGGCACGCGCGCTCGGCGGTCCGGCTGTCGGTGGACGAGGAGGCGGGCGCGGCGGTGGTGCGGGTCGCCGACGACGGGCCGGGGGTGCCGCCCGCCGACCGCGAGCGGATCTTCGAGCGGTTCGTGCGGCTGGACGACGCGCGCAGCCGGGACGAGGGCGGCGCGGGTCTCGGGCTGGCCATCGCCCGCGACCTGGTGCTGGCGCACGGCGGAGACCTCGCCGTGCGCGAGGCCCCCGGCGGCGGTGCGCTGTTCGAGGTGCGACTGCCGGCCTTGTGA
- a CDS encoding acyl-CoA dehydrogenase family protein: MSDFPAYAPSEEHELLRRSVRELAEAKIAPFAAEVDEESRFPQEALDALVAGDLHAVHVPESYGGAGADALATVIVIEEVARVCASSSLIPAVNKLGTVPVLLAGSEGLKERFLPAVARGEAMFSYALSEADAGSDAAGMRTRAVRDGDHWVLDGAKMWITNAGVSRFYTVMAVTEPGAGARGISAFVVDSQEDAGVSFGAKERKLGIKGSPTRQVVLEGVRVPADRMIGEPGTGFRTALATLDHTRITIAAQALGIAQGALDFAVGYVKQRRQFGKAVADFQGVQFMLADMAMRLEGARQLTYHAAVKSERAMGGERVPDLTFVSSACKTLASDVAMDVTTDAVQLLGGYGYTREFPVERMMRDAKITQIYEGTNQIQRMVMARQLLK; the protein is encoded by the coding sequence ATGAGCGACTTTCCCGCGTACGCGCCGTCGGAGGAGCACGAGCTGTTGCGGCGTTCGGTGCGTGAGCTGGCCGAGGCCAAGATCGCTCCTTTCGCGGCGGAGGTGGACGAGGAGTCGCGGTTCCCGCAGGAGGCGTTGGACGCGCTGGTGGCGGGTGATCTGCATGCGGTGCACGTGCCGGAATCGTACGGGGGTGCGGGGGCCGATGCTTTGGCGACGGTGATCGTGATCGAGGAGGTGGCGCGGGTGTGCGCGTCCTCGTCGTTGATCCCGGCGGTGAACAAGCTGGGGACGGTTCCGGTGCTGTTGGCGGGGTCGGAGGGGTTGAAGGAGCGGTTTCTTCCGGCGGTGGCGCGGGGGGAGGCGATGTTCTCGTATGCGTTGTCGGAGGCGGATGCGGGGTCGGACGCGGCGGGGATGCGGACGCGTGCGGTGCGTGATGGGGATCACTGGGTGCTGGACGGCGCGAAGATGTGGATCACCAATGCGGGGGTGTCGCGGTTCTACACGGTGATGGCGGTGACCGAGCCGGGTGCGGGGGCGCGGGGGATCTCGGCGTTCGTGGTGGACTCGCAGGAGGATGCGGGGGTGTCGTTCGGGGCCAAGGAGCGCAAGTTGGGGATCAAGGGGTCGCCGACGCGTCAGGTGGTGCTGGAGGGGGTGCGGGTTCCGGCCGATCGGATGATCGGTGAGCCGGGGACGGGGTTCAGGACGGCGCTGGCGACGTTGGACCATACGCGGATCACGATCGCGGCGCAGGCGCTGGGGATCGCGCAGGGGGCGCTGGATTTCGCGGTGGGGTATGTCAAGCAGCGGCGGCAGTTCGGCAAGGCGGTCGCGGATTTCCAGGGTGTGCAGTTCATGCTGGCCGACATGGCGATGCGGCTGGAGGGGGCGCGGCAGCTGACGTATCACGCGGCGGTGAAGTCCGAGCGGGCAATGGGCGGGGAGCGGGTGCCGGATCTGACGTTCGTGTCGTCGGCGTGCAAGACGCTGGCCTCGGATGTGGCGATGGACGTGACGACCGACGCGGTGCAGTTGCTGGGCGGGTACGGGTACACGCGGGAGTTCCCGGTGGAGCGGATGATGCGCGACGCCAAGATCACCCAGATCTACGAGGGCACCAACCAGATCCAGCGCATGGTCATGGCCCGCCAGCTCCTCAAGTAA